The genomic window GAATACAACCATCAAAATCATCAACCCCGCGGCCGCCGCGATCGAACTTACCGAGACAATCCGAGTCAAGGCTAACGATAAAAGAAAAATCCCAAACGCACTCAAACCAACGCGCCAATCCATTGCCAAGATAATCCCAAGGCCGATCGCCACCGATTTACCGCCTTTAAACCCGAGCCATATCGGCTTGCTATGACCAATCACACCAAGCAATCCGGCCAGCACAATCACAACGTCCGGTGATCCAAAGCCATCCGGCACAGCGAACGCCCGGGCAAGCAGAATTGCCGCGACACCTTTGAGCACATCAATCACAAAGACCGTGATACCTGCCGGTTTGCCCAGCGTCCGCAACACATTCGTTGCCCCCGTCGAACCTGATCCAACCGTCCGAATATCGATGCCTTTAAGCGATTTGCAGAGCAGATAGCCCGTGGGAAACGCCCCCAGAAAGTAAGCTGCCACCAATAACAGGACATTCGCTAACGTCGGATTCATGAATACGCCCCAAAGCTAAATTAGCAAAATCATGCCATCAATTGTGACGTTTCGCGATCCCCCAAAGAAACCCGACTCCTGCATCAGAAGTCGGGTACAAATAGTTCAACCAGTATCAGGTCAAGGCTTCAGGGCGAGTTCTCCAGTTACCGAAACATGTCCCGGCAAACGCGATCGTGCCCCAAATCCACCCAGATCACTTCGTATTCCAAGCCGCTTGCAACACCTGAGTGGTAAACCGCTCCGGCACTTCCTGAAGGTGATCATAAGTCCACTCAAAGGAACCAACACCGAGGGTGAGCGATCGCAATTCCACAATCAGATCATGCATTTCCGCTTGAGGTAATTGGGCAACCACCTCATCCCAGCCACTCCAAGCGGCTTTCGCGTCATACCCCAGAATTTGCCCCCGTCGACCGCTGACCAAGCGCAGAATCTTCGAGGTGAAATCATTCGGGACCGCAATCTTGATATTCAAAATTGGCTCAAGCAAGACCGGCTTACAGCGGGGCATCCCCTCCTGCATCGCAATCCGCGCCGCTTGCTTAAAGGCTTGTTCCGAACTATCGACACTGTGATAGGAACCATTCGTTAAGGTCACCGCAATGTCCACGACCGGGAAACCCATCGGCCCCCGGGCCAGATAGTCACGCACCCCGGCTTCCACACCGGGAATATACTGCTTCGGCACCACTCCCCCAACAATTTTTTGGGTGAATTGGAAACCCGCACCACGCTCGCGCGGTTGGATATCGAGGAAGACATCGCCAAATTGACCATGCCCCCCCGTCTGGTGCTTATAGCGACCATGCACCGAGGTAGTGCGCCGAATTGATTCGCGATAGGGAATCTTCGGTTGGTGGGTCGTCATGGGCAAGTTGTATTTCCGCTGCAACCGGGACAATGCCACTTGCAAGTGAATATCGCCTTGCCCCCAAAGCACAATCTCATGGGTATCGCCCTGCTGCTCCCAACGCAAACCCGGATCTTCTTCCAGCAGTTTGCCCAGCACCGATGTCAGCTTCACTTCATCCTTGCGATTATCAGCTTCGATCGCCTTCGCATAAACTTGCGGAATCATTCGGGCCACCGGCAAATCTGGAGCCGGCGCATGCGCCGTTAACACATCACCCGTCTTGACCTGATCCATCCGGGCTAAGGCCACCAGTTCCCCCGCACCCGCACGGAGCACACTTTGATGTTGTTGTCCCATCAAGCGATACATTCCACCGACCCGCACGTCATTCAGGGTCATTCCATCTTCAATTTGGCCCTGCCATACCCGCACCAGGGAGAGCTTGCCCCCTTGGGGCGTATAGTAAGTCTTCAGCACCTGGGCGATCGGCTGATTATCCGCATCATTCAAACCGCGCCGTTCCGCTGTGGCACTGGGGTCAGGGGCTTCCCGCAATAAGGCCTCCATCAAAGGCCGCACACCATAGTCTTCCTCGGCCACACCAAAGAACACTGGCACAATCAGATCGGCCCCCAACTCCATCTTCAGATCTTGGAGAATTTCATCCTGGGGGGGCGGAATATCTTCGAGGAGCTCTTCAAGCAGCTTATCGTCAAAGTCGGCGAGGGTTTCGAGCATTTCCTGGCGCGCGCTTTTCTCTTCAACTTGCAGCTCTTCAGGAAAAGGAATTGGATCAGCGCAGGCACCGGAATGGTATTGGAACGCATCTTCAGTCACCAGGTCAATAAAGCCTTTGAGTTTGTGACCATGGCCGATCGGGTATTGATGGGGAATGAGCGGACGGCTGGAAACAGCGGCGAGGGCGTGGAGCACCTGCATAAAGTCCACGTCAGCCCGATCCATTTTGTTTAAGAAGATCAGATGGGGAATTTCCCATTCATCGAGGAAATTAAAGAGGGGAGAAAGATTGAGCACTCGGTCAACGACCGGCTCACAAACCACCACAACGGCATCCACACCAATCAGCGCATTGTAGGTTTCTTGGGCCAATTCAATTGAGCCGGGGCAATCGAGAAAATTCCAGCGCAGGCCTTCATATTCGACCGTGGCGCTATTCACTTCAACTGTCATTTGGCGATCGCGCGCTTCGGCCGAAGCATCACCAATCGTATTATGTTCTTTAATACTGCCCTTGCGGGTTGTGGCACCGGTAACGGATAAGAGACTTTCTAGGAGTGTCGTTTTACCACTCAAGTAGGGTCCCACGATAGCAATGCTACGGGAACCCGCTGATCTTCTGTCGGCCATATGACAATTCCTCGTGTATGAAGTGAATCGGGAATTAACTGCAATGGTTACGAAAATGAAGCATTAACAAACAGCAAGCAAACTGGATGGACAAAGTCAGCTCTCTGGGCTTCAGAAGCGATTCGATGGAGTGACGCTTCAGCAAGGCTCAATTGCAGCGGATTGATCGAGCCCTCAATGCCTAAATTATCAATCAATTAGACGCAGTCAAAACAAAATTACAAGGAGTCTTAACGTTCTTCGTTTACAAACGCCTTGCGGGAATTGGGTTTATATGAGTGATTTTGGCATCACCGATCGCGTTTTCACCCCTACCCCACCACCAAAAATCACGACCCAGAAACAAGGCAGCGCCATTTGACTGGCGCATCACCTGCGCAACCGACCTCCAACCGCCAAATCAACGATTAGAATTTCAACTAGGATTTCAACCATTTTGCCAAGGCTTTATCAGCATCCGCAATCTCATTGACTGAGGTATAAAAATATTGTTGCCATCCGTTTGCCGGTAGTGATGCAAATAGCATTAGGTTTAGCGGATACTCTTCACTATCGGAACATTT from Romeriopsis navalis LEGE 11480 includes these protein-coding regions:
- a CDS encoding glycerol-3-phosphate acyltransferase, whose protein sequence is MNPTLANVLLLVAAYFLGAFPTGYLLCKSLKGIDIRTVGSGSTGATNVLRTLGKPAGITVFVIDVLKGVAAILLARAFAVPDGFGSPDVVIVLAGLLGVIGHSKPIWLGFKGGKSVAIGLGIILAMDWRVGLSAFGIFLLSLALTRIVSVSSIAAAAGLMILMVVF
- a CDS encoding elongation factor G, coding for MADRRSAGSRSIAIVGPYLSGKTTLLESLLSVTGATTRKGSIKEHNTIGDASAEARDRQMTVEVNSATVEYEGLRWNFLDCPGSIELAQETYNALIGVDAVVVVCEPVVDRVLNLSPLFNFLDEWEIPHLIFLNKMDRADVDFMQVLHALAAVSSRPLIPHQYPIGHGHKLKGFIDLVTEDAFQYHSGACADPIPFPEELQVEEKSARQEMLETLADFDDKLLEELLEDIPPPQDEILQDLKMELGADLIVPVFFGVAEEDYGVRPLMEALLREAPDPSATAERRGLNDADNQPIAQVLKTYYTPQGGKLSLVRVWQGQIEDGMTLNDVRVGGMYRLMGQQHQSVLRAGAGELVALARMDQVKTGDVLTAHAPAPDLPVARMIPQVYAKAIEADNRKDEVKLTSVLGKLLEEDPGLRWEQQGDTHEIVLWGQGDIHLQVALSRLQRKYNLPMTTHQPKIPYRESIRRTTSVHGRYKHQTGGHGQFGDVFLDIQPRERGAGFQFTQKIVGGVVPKQYIPGVEAGVRDYLARGPMGFPVVDIAVTLTNGSYHSVDSSEQAFKQAARIAMQEGMPRCKPVLLEPILNIKIAVPNDFTSKILRLVSGRRGQILGYDAKAAWSGWDEVVAQLPQAEMHDLIVELRSLTLGVGSFEWTYDHLQEVPERFTTQVLQAAWNTK